In one Winogradskyella sp. MH6 genomic region, the following are encoded:
- a CDS encoding glycosyltransferase: protein MIAFIFIIATLLYLFLIGSLIHGFDRVEDFKLKDLKPKTKFSVIVPFRNEAENLPQLLDSILQLNYPKLMFEVILVDDDSEDDSIEVINNIISKRPFDCAQGDIKIIKNNRTSNSPKKDAITTAIKIAKYDWIITTDADCTLPKYWLDTFEECIQTNQPNCIVAPVTYNDGSSFLKRFQILDVLSLQGATIGSFGLRLPFLSNGANFAYRKSVFQSTNGFTGNDTLASGDDIFLLEKFKKVDSKKVFYLKSDKAIVTTKPVSNLKLLIQQRLRWASKTSHNPNWFSKLVGLVVFLGNLACIAILPILFFGYVKPRIAVALVVIKLSIDFLLLFKTSRFFKQENVLFSYVWSCVFYPFFSVYIAILSLFKLYQWKGRTFKK, encoded by the coding sequence ATGATCGCTTTTATCTTCATTATTGCTACCCTTTTGTATCTATTTTTAATAGGAAGTCTCATCCATGGTTTTGATAGAGTTGAAGACTTTAAACTAAAAGATCTGAAACCTAAAACCAAGTTTTCTGTTATTGTTCCTTTTAGAAATGAAGCAGAAAATCTACCACAGTTATTAGATTCAATATTACAATTGAATTACCCTAAATTGATGTTTGAAGTTATTTTGGTTGATGATGATTCTGAGGATGATTCAATCGAAGTTATAAATAATATCATTTCAAAAAGACCTTTCGACTGCGCTCAAGGTGACATAAAAATTATTAAAAACAATAGAACATCAAATTCACCAAAAAAAGATGCCATAACTACGGCTATCAAAATAGCAAAATATGATTGGATTATTACCACAGATGCAGATTGCACTCTACCAAAATATTGGTTAGACACTTTTGAGGAATGCATACAAACCAACCAACCCAACTGCATTGTTGCTCCTGTAACGTATAATGATGGCAGTTCATTTTTAAAACGTTTTCAAATTTTAGACGTTTTGAGTTTGCAAGGTGCCACTATTGGTAGCTTTGGTTTACGACTTCCGTTTTTGTCTAATGGTGCTAATTTTGCTTATAGAAAGTCTGTTTTTCAATCGACAAATGGTTTTACTGGTAATGACACACTCGCTAGTGGTGACGATATTTTTTTGCTCGAAAAATTCAAAAAAGTTGATTCTAAAAAAGTTTTCTATTTAAAATCTGACAAAGCTATAGTTACTACAAAACCTGTTTCTAACTTAAAATTGTTAATACAACAACGATTGCGTTGGGCTTCTAAGACTAGTCATAATCCTAATTGGTTTTCAAAATTGGTTGGGCTTGTTGTTTTTTTAGGCAATCTAGCTTGTATTGCTATACTTCCTATTCTATTTTTTGGATATGTAAAACCAAGAATTGCGGTTGCTTTAGTAGTAATAAAATTGAGTATTGATTTTCTGTTATTATTTAAAACTTCTCGCTTTTTTAAACAAGAAAACGTCTTGTTTTCATACGTTTGGTCTTGTGTTTTTTATCCTTTTTTCAGCGTGTATATTGCTATTTTATCACTATTTAAATTATATCAATGGAAAGGTAGAACTTTTAAAAAGTAA
- the ruvC gene encoding crossover junction endodeoxyribonuclease RuvC, protein MSKEKIILGIDPGTTIMGFGLIKVVGKQMHFLQLNELQLKKYDDHYLKLKLIFERTVELIDTYHPDEIAIEAPFFGKNVQSMLKLGRAQGVAMAAGLSREVPITEYSPKKIKMAITGNGNASKEQVAKMLQSTLNLKELPKNLDSTDGLAAAVCHFYNQGRVEVGKSYTGWSAFVKQNEDRVKK, encoded by the coding sequence ATGAGTAAGGAAAAAATTATATTAGGCATAGATCCAGGAACAACCATAATGGGTTTCGGCCTCATAAAAGTGGTTGGTAAACAGATGCATTTTTTGCAACTGAATGAGTTACAATTAAAAAAGTACGACGATCATTACCTGAAACTTAAGCTTATTTTTGAACGTACCGTAGAACTTATAGATACCTATCATCCAGACGAAATAGCGATTGAAGCACCTTTCTTTGGGAAAAACGTACAGAGTATGCTAAAACTTGGTCGAGCACAAGGTGTTGCTATGGCTGCAGGATTATCTCGAGAAGTGCCTATCACAGAATATTCTCCTAAGAAAATTAAAATGGCAATTACTGGTAATGGTAATGCTAGTAAAGAACAAGTAGCTAAGATGTTACAAAGCACATTGAACCTAAAAGAATTGCCAAAAAATCTCGATTCTACAGATGGTTTGGCAGCAGCAGTTTGTCATTTTTATAACCAAGGTCGTGTTGAGGTTGGTAAAAGTTATACAGGCTGGTCAGCTTTTGTAAAACAAAATGAGGATAGAGTAAAAAAGTAG
- a CDS encoding lysylphosphatidylglycerol synthase domain-containing protein gives MHYNVPYKTKQFFFVLIKLSIVVGAFYFIYSKLIENEQLKLSDFLYFLKENNTFSPKNIVFLIILSVFNWFFEILKWKTLVKTIKGISFRDALEQSLGGLTASLITPNRIGDYGAKAIYYNTSHRKRIVLLNLLGNISQMTITTIFGVIGLVIFINRYQIEVDYYKLARFGTIIILIGVFAFFGAKQNKFNIKGYSINKVLDFIKKIPFKIHFLNLSYSLVRYLIFSFQFYYLLTIFGVEVDYFKAMVVITSMYLLASIIPSIAIFDVVIKGSVAVFLFGYVQVNELTVLSIITLMWLLNFAIPSVFGSYFVLNFKLPNTKE, from the coding sequence ATGCATTACAACGTGCCTTACAAAACTAAGCAATTCTTCTTTGTGCTGATTAAGTTAAGCATCGTTGTTGGCGCATTTTATTTTATTTATTCAAAACTCATCGAAAACGAGCAACTTAAATTGAGTGATTTTTTATATTTTTTGAAAGAAAATAATACATTTTCACCTAAAAACATCGTTTTTTTAATCATTTTGAGTGTTTTTAACTGGTTTTTTGAAATTTTAAAATGGAAAACTTTAGTAAAAACTATTAAAGGCATTTCTTTTAGAGATGCTTTGGAACAAAGTTTAGGCGGATTAACAGCTTCGTTAATCACACCCAATCGAATTGGCGATTATGGTGCTAAAGCTATTTACTACAATACATCTCACAGAAAACGAATTGTACTATTAAATCTATTAGGAAATATATCTCAAATGACGATAACCACCATCTTTGGTGTTATTGGGTTGGTCATTTTTATAAATAGGTATCAAATTGAGGTTGACTACTACAAGCTTGCAAGGTTTGGAACAATTATTATACTCATTGGTGTTTTTGCTTTTTTTGGAGCAAAACAAAACAAATTCAATATCAAAGGGTACTCTATAAATAAAGTCCTAGATTTTATAAAGAAAATACCATTCAAAATTCATTTCTTAAATCTGAGTTATTCATTAGTTAGGTATCTAATTTTCTCATTTCAGTTTTACTATTTACTAACGATTTTTGGAGTAGAAGTTGACTATTTTAAAGCTATGGTGGTTATTACAAGCATGTATTTGTTAGCCTCAATTATACCTAGCATTGCTATTTTTGATGTAGTTATAAAAGGAAGTGTTGCTGTGTTTTTGTTTGGTTATGTACAAGTTAACGAGTTAACCGTTCTATCTATAATTACTTTGATGTGGTTATTGAACTTTGCAATTCCGAGTGTATTTGGAAGCTATTTTGTACTGAATTTTAAACTACCAAACACCAAAGAATGA
- a CDS encoding STAS domain-containing protein encodes MDLQITNYNNRFQIKGTLNKLSIKTFNAHFANIFDRLDNILLDIESVESIDRAGVMALARLHNESITKSKKLSIVGLGCKELYDHFKSEEPETIQVPAGSIVAA; translated from the coding sequence ATGGATTTACAGATCACCAACTACAACAACCGTTTTCAGATTAAAGGGACACTGAATAAGCTAAGCATTAAGACTTTTAATGCACATTTTGCTAATATTTTTGATAGACTTGATAATATATTATTAGATATTGAGAGTGTAGAAAGTATAGACAGAGCTGGTGTAATGGCTTTGGCTAGGTTACATAATGAATCCATTACAAAATCAAAAAAATTATCTATTGTCGGTTTGGGTTGTAAAGAACTTTATGACCATTTTAAGTCTGAAGAGCCTGAAACTATCCAAGTTCCTGCTGGCTCAATTGTAGCAGCTTAG
- a CDS encoding PhnA domain-containing protein — translation MSLERTLQQRSNNCCELCGNNEKLSVYEVPEAKDLAIYACETCITQMNDTDTIDANHWRCLNDSMWSEHDAVKVMAWRMLHRIDADWTQDLLNMFYIEDDLLEIAKASGDGADDENKIIHRDVNGVVLEHGDSVVLIKDLKVKGSSMVAKQGTAVRNIRLDHENAEYIEGKVDGQQIVIITQYVKKI, via the coding sequence ATGAGTCTAGAAAGAACACTACAACAACGAAGTAATAATTGCTGTGAATTATGTGGAAATAATGAAAAACTCTCGGTATATGAGGTGCCAGAGGCTAAAGATTTAGCGATATATGCTTGTGAGACGTGTATTACTCAGATGAATGATACAGATACAATTGATGCTAACCACTGGAGGTGTCTAAACGATAGTATGTGGAGCGAGCACGATGCTGTTAAAGTTATGGCTTGGAGAATGCTTCATAGAATTGATGCTGATTGGACACAGGATTTACTCAATATGTTTTATATAGAAGATGACCTGCTTGAAATAGCAAAAGCTTCAGGAGATGGTGCTGATGATGAAAATAAAATTATCCATCGTGATGTTAATGGAGTTGTTTTAGAGCATGGAGATTCTGTAGTACTTATTAAAGATCTTAAAGTAAAAGGCTCTAGTATGGTAGCTAAGCAAGGAACTGCAGTGAGAAACATTCGCTTAGATCATGAAAATGCCGAATATATTGAAGGTAAAGTAGATGGTCAGCAAATAGTAATTATTACCCAATACGTTAAAAAGATTTAA
- a CDS encoding cyclase family protein — protein sequence MITTIEYNSRKLKIDLTQPLDISIPISNGASNVNAWYIGPPKIEPEVFDEDIISVENGASVNFNTITFNPHSHGTHTETVGHIVKEKCSINKCLKTFFFLAEVVTVAPEKRGEDYVISAKQLQFALGNKKREALVVRTMPNTSDKKTRQYSNTNWTYFEEDAIKLLVKKGIKHLLVDLPSVDREEDGGELKGHNAFWNTKGVIRKDATITEFIYVSNKIEDGAYILNLQIAPFENDATPSKPVLYKIMD from the coding sequence GTGATTACAACTATAGAATATAATTCCAGAAAATTAAAAATAGATTTAACGCAGCCTTTAGATATTTCAATACCTATAAGTAATGGTGCTTCAAATGTTAACGCATGGTATATTGGTCCGCCAAAAATAGAACCAGAAGTTTTTGATGAAGATATTATAAGTGTAGAAAATGGTGCTTCGGTAAATTTTAATACGATTACGTTCAATCCACATTCGCACGGAACTCATACAGAAACTGTAGGTCATATTGTAAAAGAGAAGTGTTCAATAAATAAATGTCTTAAGACATTTTTCTTTTTGGCTGAAGTAGTTACGGTAGCGCCAGAAAAACGAGGTGAGGACTATGTAATTTCGGCAAAACAACTTCAATTTGCACTAGGGAATAAAAAAAGGGAAGCCTTGGTTGTAAGAACAATGCCAAATACCAGCGACAAAAAAACAAGGCAATACTCTAATACCAATTGGACATATTTTGAAGAAGACGCCATTAAGTTGTTGGTGAAAAAAGGTATTAAGCATTTACTTGTTGATTTGCCAAGTGTAGACAGAGAAGAGGATGGAGGCGAACTAAAAGGACACAATGCCTTTTGGAACACTAAAGGTGTTATAAGAAAAGATGCTACAATAACAGAGTTTATCTATGTGTCTAATAAGATTGAAGATGGAGCTTATATCCTAAATCTTCAAATTGCGCCATTTGAAAATGATGCAACACCTAGTAAACCTGTGTTGTATAAAATTATGGATTAG
- a CDS encoding DUF4230 domain-containing protein yields METFFIIIISILVTLGLVTIFRQWKIKKKTNEQSIVLLDKIKRVCKFITVEGDFAEIYHYEDVKEKFLKLISSRKKALVVINAKAHVGFDLSKVQMRSDLNTKTVVLSHFPQPEVLSIESDINYYDKQDGMFNKFEASDLTELHTKAKEHIMDKIPESGLYNVARLEALEAIQLIENLVQTIGWTLDYSALKVEGEDKKLLK; encoded by the coding sequence ATGGAAACATTTTTTATAATTATCATTAGCATACTGGTTACCTTGGGTTTGGTTACCATTTTTAGGCAATGGAAAATCAAAAAGAAAACAAACGAACAATCCATCGTTTTATTAGATAAAATAAAGCGTGTTTGTAAATTTATTACTGTTGAAGGCGATTTTGCTGAGATTTATCATTATGAGGATGTAAAAGAAAAATTCCTAAAACTTATATCTAGTAGAAAGAAAGCCTTGGTTGTTATTAATGCAAAAGCCCATGTAGGATTCGATCTAAGTAAAGTACAGATGCGTTCAGACTTGAACACTAAGACAGTTGTATTGTCGCATTTTCCTCAACCCGAAGTTTTATCTATTGAAAGTGATATCAACTACTACGATAAGCAAGATGGCATGTTTAACAAGTTTGAAGCCTCAGATCTTACCGAACTGCATACCAAAGCCAAAGAGCATATCATGGACAAAATTCCGGAAAGTGGCTTGTATAATGTTGCTAGATTAGAAGCCCTTGAAGCCATACAGCTTATTGAGAATCTTGTGCAAACTATTGGTTGGACTTTAGATTATTCTGCCCTAAAGGTTGAAGGTGAAGACAAGAAACTTTTAAAATGA
- a CDS encoding DUF4260 domain-containing protein → MKTTLKLEELGMFVLGIFLFTQLSYAWWWFLVLILLPDIGMLGYLINTKVGALTYNIFHHKGLAVVIYLIGIYFDMELLKLIGIILFSHASLDRIFGYGLKFKDNFKNTHLGEIGNN, encoded by the coding sequence ATGAAAACAACATTAAAGCTCGAAGAACTCGGTATGTTTGTTTTAGGTATTTTCCTATTTACTCAATTGAGTTATGCTTGGTGGTGGTTTTTGGTGCTAATACTTTTGCCAGATATTGGTATGCTTGGGTATCTTATAAATACAAAAGTAGGAGCTTTAACGTACAATATTTTTCATCATAAAGGTCTGGCAGTTGTTATTTACCTTATCGGCATATATTTTGACATGGAATTATTGAAGCTCATAGGAATAATATTATTTTCTCATGCTTCATTAGATAGAATTTTCGGTTACGGATTAAAGTTTAAAGACAATTTTAAAAACACACATCTGGGCGAAATAGGAAATAATTAA
- a CDS encoding cell envelope biogenesis protein OmpA, translated as MKLNLKQYLFIFSVLCIGLHSNAQFSKATSKWKALFAVGFNYPTTDGFVDGTYAQSVNFPTVNIGVQHMFKRAYGVKLDYGFNRFKSDDGSPEFKINYSRINAQFVFDPTEYLGFLPPRLRTILHAGPGFSFAKPLGNLGDNKQSYLNLLGGLELHYAINEKVSIYTDVAYIYGLTSLDEYDPAISGLGAFNGSVFNVTFGIAVSLSGCQYCD; from the coding sequence ATGAAACTTAATTTAAAACAATACCTTTTTATATTTAGTGTGCTATGTATTGGGTTACATAGTAATGCACAATTTAGCAAGGCTACTAGTAAATGGAAAGCACTTTTTGCCGTAGGTTTTAACTATCCTACTACAGATGGTTTTGTAGATGGTACTTATGCACAATCGGTTAACTTTCCTACAGTGAATATTGGTGTGCAACACATGTTTAAGCGTGCTTATGGTGTAAAGTTAGATTATGGCTTCAATCGTTTTAAAAGTGATGATGGTTCGCCAGAATTTAAGATAAACTATTCGCGTATAAATGCACAATTTGTATTCGATCCAACAGAATATCTGGGATTTTTACCACCACGATTAAGAACCATTTTGCATGCAGGACCAGGGTTTAGTTTTGCAAAGCCACTGGGAAATTTAGGTGATAATAAACAATCCTATTTAAACCTTTTAGGCGGATTAGAATTGCACTATGCTATTAATGAAAAAGTGTCTATATATACAGATGTAGCCTATATATATGGATTAACGTCTTTAGATGAATATGACCCAGCCATAAGTGGTTTAGGAGCTTTTAATGGTAGTGTGTTTAATGTTACTTTTGGTATCGCTGTATCGCTAAGTGGTTGTCAGTATTGTGATTAA
- a CDS encoding DUF4407 domain-containing protein has translation MLKQFFILCSGADTDILKDCSNGEQNKYAGIGATVFFTALMATIAASYALYTVFDNLYTSIFFGIIWGLLIFNLDRYIVSTIKKRNNFIDELLQATPRIFLAVIIAIVISKPLELKIFEKEINQVLLEQKNDLTLANQNQIAQQFNPKIADLESQILGLQSEIDTKEAEVNALYDTYITEAEGTSGSMKLGKGPVYKEKREKHDAALAELQQLKTDNKTKITTLENEIIALQGDYKTNVTESQPIIDNFDGLMARVTALGTLPWLPSFFIFLLFLAIETSPIIAKLLSPKGEFDYKLEDQETVVKSWVDQQVAERKLLVKTDNEINNKVYTEIADEEEVMNYKRKKARELMQHQADAFLKKQKGVL, from the coding sequence ATGTTAAAACAATTCTTCATCCTATGCTCAGGAGCAGATACAGATATCTTAAAAGACTGCTCTAATGGCGAACAAAACAAATATGCTGGTATTGGCGCTACAGTTTTTTTCACTGCTTTAATGGCAACTATTGCAGCCAGCTATGCACTCTACACCGTTTTTGACAATTTATACACCTCTATATTCTTTGGAATAATTTGGGGACTTCTCATATTTAATCTAGACCGTTATATCGTTTCAACTATTAAGAAAAGAAACAACTTTATAGACGAGCTATTACAAGCTACACCAAGGATTTTTCTAGCTGTGATAATTGCTATAGTGATTTCAAAACCTTTAGAGCTTAAAATTTTTGAAAAAGAAATCAATCAGGTGTTATTAGAACAAAAGAATGATTTAACACTTGCCAATCAAAATCAAATTGCGCAACAATTCAATCCTAAAATTGCTGATCTAGAAAGTCAGATTTTAGGTTTACAAAGTGAAATTGATACTAAAGAAGCAGAAGTTAATGCACTTTACGATACTTATATAACAGAAGCCGAAGGCACATCTGGATCAATGAAACTAGGAAAAGGCCCTGTATATAAAGAAAAAAGAGAGAAACACGACGCTGCCTTAGCTGAACTTCAACAACTAAAAACCGACAACAAAACAAAAATTACAACTTTAGAAAATGAAATTATTGCTTTGCAAGGTGATTATAAAACCAACGTTACAGAGTCTCAACCTATAATTGACAATTTTGATGGGTTAATGGCTAGAGTTACTGCTTTGGGAACATTGCCTTGGTTGCCATCATTCTTTATTTTCTTATTATTCCTTGCCATAGAAACGTCTCCTATAATAGCGAAACTTTTATCTCCAAAAGGTGAGTTTGATTACAAACTCGAGGATCAGGAAACTGTTGTAAAATCCTGGGTAGACCAACAAGTTGCCGAACGTAAACTTCTTGTTAAAACCGACAATGAGATTAACAATAAGGTTTACACAGAAATTGCAGACGAAGAAGAGGTGATGAATTACAAGCGTAAAAAAGCACGAGAGTTGATGCAACATCAAGCCGATGCGTTTTTAAAGAAACAGAAAGGTGTATTGTAA
- a CDS encoding MmcQ/YjbR family DNA-binding protein, which yields MNIEDYRNYCMNKREVTEHFPFDDDVLVFKVCNKMFALASLSKWENGEGFINLKCNSDYAEELRAEYNGVTPGYHMHKRLWNSVKVHDTDLSTKLILEFIDHSYDEVVKSLPKKDREKLK from the coding sequence ATGAATATAGAAGACTATAGAAATTATTGCATGAACAAAAGGGAAGTCACTGAGCATTTTCCTTTTGATGATGATGTACTGGTTTTTAAAGTTTGCAATAAGATGTTTGCCCTTGCTTCACTTTCTAAATGGGAAAATGGTGAGGGTTTTATAAATCTAAAATGTAATTCAGATTATGCTGAAGAGTTGCGTGCGGAATATAACGGAGTAACACCTGGTTATCACATGCACAAAAGACTATGGAACAGTGTTAAAGTTCACGATACAGATCTTTCAACAAAGCTTATTCTAGAGTTTATAGATCATTCTTATGACGAGGTGGTGAAAAGCCTCCCAAAAAAAGATCGCGAAAAACTAAAATAA
- a CDS encoding YybH family protein, producing MKHIYFVFALLLFNCKNNTEQKDTFESDKAEILKVLNLQEDAWNNHDLEGFMQGYWKSDSLKFYGSSGLTKGWENTLNNYKKGYPTKTESGILNFVINDISKIENDNYWVMGEYHLKREVGNADGVFIIIFKKINGEWKIIADMSC from the coding sequence ATGAAACATATCTATTTTGTCTTTGCCCTTTTGTTATTTAATTGCAAGAACAATACGGAACAAAAAGACACTTTTGAAAGTGACAAAGCAGAAATTTTAAAAGTTTTAAACCTACAAGAAGACGCATGGAACAATCATGATTTGGAAGGGTTTATGCAAGGCTACTGGAAAAGTGATTCGCTTAAATTTTACGGTAGCAGTGGTCTTACCAAAGGTTGGGAAAATACACTAAACAATTACAAAAAAGGCTATCCTACAAAAACTGAAAGTGGCATTTTAAATTTTGTAATCAATGACATCTCCAAAATTGAAAATGATAATTATTGGGTTATGGGAGAATATCATCTCAAAAGAGAGGTTGGCAATGCAGATGGAGTTTTCATCATTATCTTTAAAAAGATTAATGGTGAATGGAAAATTATAGCAGACATGTCTTGCTAA
- the hemW gene encoding radical SAM family heme chaperone HemW — protein MAGIYIHIPFCKQACHYCDFHFSTSLKKKDELVNALVKEIQIRKDEFSQIEVQTIYFGGGTPSLLTNDELQLLIDTVYENYKVTANPEITLEANPDDLSKIRILELSKSSVNRLSIGIQSFFESDLKLMNRAHNAEEARECLSVATRHFDNISIDLIYGIPGASNEQWLLNIETALSYNIPHISSYALTVEPKTALASFVKKGIIDDVDDEQAHEQFHLLKDKLEASGFVHYELSNFGKESYFSRNNTAYWQGKPYIGIGPSAHSFNGKQRGWNVRNNTKYIKAIQQNKLPIEVETLTTTDRYNEYIMTGLRTIWGVSIDKVEEDFGKIYKDYLKEQSETFINQQLLYIDDKHIRVTKKGQFLSDGIASELFKINLE, from the coding sequence ATGGCAGGTATCTACATCCATATTCCCTTTTGCAAACAAGCTTGCCATTACTGCGATTTTCATTTTTCAACGTCATTAAAAAAGAAAGATGAACTAGTAAACGCATTAGTAAAAGAAATTCAAATACGTAAAGATGAGTTTAGTCAAATTGAAGTGCAAACCATTTATTTTGGTGGAGGAACACCTAGTTTATTGACGAATGACGAATTGCAATTATTGATTGATACCGTTTACGAGAATTATAAAGTAACTGCAAATCCTGAAATTACGCTCGAAGCCAATCCAGATGATTTGTCTAAAATCAGAATTTTAGAATTATCTAAGAGTTCTGTAAACCGCTTATCAATTGGAATTCAATCATTTTTTGAAAGCGATTTAAAATTGATGAATCGAGCACACAATGCCGAAGAAGCAAGAGAGTGTTTGTCTGTGGCGACTCGCCACTTCGATAATATTTCTATCGATTTAATTTACGGTATTCCGGGAGCTTCAAATGAGCAATGGCTTCTGAATATAGAGACTGCTTTAAGCTATAATATACCACATATATCTAGCTATGCTTTAACGGTTGAACCCAAAACTGCTTTAGCTTCTTTTGTAAAAAAAGGTATTATTGATGATGTTGATGACGAACAAGCGCATGAGCAATTTCACTTGCTAAAGGACAAACTTGAAGCTTCAGGCTTTGTACATTACGAATTGTCTAATTTTGGTAAGGAAAGTTATTTTAGTAGAAACAATACTGCCTATTGGCAAGGCAAACCATACATTGGTATTGGGCCTTCTGCTCATTCGTTTAATGGTAAACAGCGTGGCTGGAATGTGAGAAATAATACCAAATATATAAAGGCAATTCAACAAAATAAGCTGCCAATTGAAGTTGAAACTTTAACCACAACAGACCGTTACAATGAGTATATAATGACAGGTCTAAGAACTATTTGGGGAGTTTCAATAGATAAGGTTGAAGAGGATTTTGGGAAAATTTATAAAGATTACTTAAAAGAACAATCCGAAACTTTTATAAACCAACAATTATTGTATATTGATGATAAGCATATACGTGTTACTAAAAAAGGACAGTTTTTAAGTGATGGTATTGCTAGCGAACTTTTTAAAATCAACCTTGAGTGA